The Coccinella septempunctata chromosome 9, icCocSept1.1, whole genome shotgun sequence genomic interval AATTGTGCTCTTGAAGAGTCTAATATAAGCTTCGAAACATTCAGGAGCAATTACTACAAAGAACGCTTTTTGTACAATGTACAAATACTTATGCAAGGCAAATTTCGCTCGAATAAAATGTTATTCGTGAATTTCCATAAATGCCTGTCGGTCTTATAACAGCAAACAATATTATtcagttattgaaaaaaaattaatagactAATAATGAAACTAAGAATAAGTACTATAATAAttgtagaaaaatatatagcccTTTTCACAGTAGGTATCTAAAGCATGAATTTAATCATAAAGTGATTACTCATGGAAATAACCGAGGCCGCTTTGTTTTGAGACTTTTGACGTTGAGTTTGATCCATTACCCGCCAGATGGCCCTGAGCTATTGTTATAACTTCCAGGCATCTACCATCATCTaataagagtccatcaattATATAGCTTGTCAATTCTGTCTATGAATTCCAAGACGTTTCCCATCGAAGTGCGTGTtgttctgacgaggtcaaataagatcGAAACCAGGGTCAGCATCAGCTCTTCCTCGCTCTCCATAGAACAGTTGAGCTACCTTTGGCACTCTGAATGATGTCACGTGGCCAGTTCGATTTCGGATGGTAACTTTGGTGGATATTTATATCAGACGGTAGTATCTGTCTGAATCAATTTCGATCAGAAAGTGTCCCTTCTTCACCAATCCTCTATAAATTATCGCAGTGGGCGTTGATATCGAAATTGGATATTAACATttcgatgttacaatcacccaCAAGACCCTTTATTAGTTATCAGTCTTCAGGTTATCTTCCGAGTTCACAGCTACAAAGCTTCATTCGCAAACAACACACCAAAATAAGACGAACCACAGTGCAGAAACGTACGAAATGAAGAATTTACTCGTGTTCATAGGTGTTTTAATTGTGTGCGTCAATGCCCAATTCGACTATGGAACCATTGAAGACTCCCCCGCAGATAAAATAAAGGGTATGAACGAAATTTTCCTTGTTTTCGACAAGCGTTATTagatattgaattttattgaaaaattttccagaTCATCCTGACAAATGTTACGTGGAGAATATTGGATTGATTGACAAAGGATCGGAAGTTAAAGTTAGCGGAAAATGCGAAAGTATACAGTGCTTGGACGGTGGGAAATACCGTGTGAAAAAGTGAGTATCAAAATTTATACATGACTAGTTATAACCAGAATAATACGTAAAATTCTAGTTAATAAGTTACGTTTATTTCCAGTTGAATAAACGTTGAATATTGATTTACGTGAAATGCATCATCTTACGTTATTCACGAATGCAAGATAGATATGCGCAACGatcaggaaaaaaaattgtagaaaatattaGGCATCGTAGAATtcgaaagtaaaaaaatttcattgtgaacCAACTGAAAATAGCCAATACTTTTAACGAAGGCTCGTTGATTGAAATTCACTCAGTTTTGACTTTCACGATCATTTTTCCtgtgaataaaaatgataaactGATAAATCTGTTTTTTGTTTACAGATGCAACCTAGTGATAGTTGAATGGCCATGTTATTCTGTTTATCCAGACAAACCTTTTCCCGACTGCTGCAATTTCACAGTGGAATGCATTGAACAGCCTACGCCTGTTCCTCCTAGGAGAAATTAGTGCATATTCctcttttttttcgaaatgggcctgttccgatattgctgttagtactggcccgcaatcgaataacaatagaactcgaacgactgggccaataggcatcgtttctgaaatactgacagtactgttcagcaatatcggaacaggcccaataTCTCATTCGGTTCTTGGTTATGAAAAACTTGTTCTATAATCCTACTTTGTATCATGAGGTCTTTTGAATCATTTGTCAAAGCAAGGGTTCTTAGTTGTTTCAAATAGTGAACCCTTTCATCAAAAATTGATACTCGACATTAGTGCACCGATTCAATACAACTTTTCACTTTTTACACATTTTTTTTGAGTCAAAAAAGTGCTTCTTCCTTTAGATTGACTACAGATTGAAAGTAAAAAACACTCACATTGACGTTCAAATCTTGCCTTTTAGCTCTTTGTCCCTCGATGGCTAAAGTTGGGAACGACTTCcgggagatcccttagcagcccagccctagaagggacaagactgtgctctaagaccTTTCCATCGCTCCTTTTCTTCGGGCTTGTCAGCCCACCTCGAACAGAACCCATAAAATCAAGTTTCctgtgaatgaaataaaaaactcgataatattcatgaaaatttgTAATTAATTGTGCTCTTAAAGAGTCTGATATAGGCTACGAAACATTCAGGAGCAATTTCTACAAAGAACGCTTTTTgtacaattttcaatgaaaaattatatttcgcCTTATGCAAGGCAAATTTCGCTTAAAAGAAATGTTATTCGATTTTTCTGATCCGGTTCTTCATACCTAATAATAATGAACATCGTGCTATGAGACTTTTATAAGATTATCATGACGTTCCTTCTTATCCttttaaaataaatattggaaCCTATCAAATCTGTATTTTCATTTGAGCACCATTAAA includes:
- the LOC123319868 gene encoding uncharacterized protein LOC123319868, with translation MKNLLVFIGVLIVCVNAQFDYGTIEDSPADKIKDHPDKCYVENIGLIDKGSEVKVSGKCESIQCLDGGKYRVKKCNLVIVEWPCYSVYPDKPFPDCCNFTVECIEQPTPVPPRRN